The Leishmania major strain Friedlin complete genome, chromosome 31 genome contains a region encoding:
- a CDS encoding protein kinase-like protein, protein MEPPLHATLHAKPRASCSKEPRAETLPRLCARQQNVHRTSKRAAWLDFLCRVDILWAILFFALLATVGICSAVVTQAIVSAAVLESWRTLHHLHANIIRKRLDQQISTAYNMAADLMLLQARYPFQMQSEDTLATLCSILAGYDKDMLLAALSLVSFELRETITCMHGLTDDALTDSLFGYVSYNHTVNATNYVDKDTYRFQRPLRMAMEWPSQARNISNFIDENMNAVPIFALVNELAAGRNPDIDIRNAWRVNPILPHLMELNVPVGMVYGSPTMPVATPITDYALLHINGSRLLREPDGTHHIRARIALFVNQTLTNADPAIMSNNWGQHFISSVIHTPLVNTSVSYLKASDVRDPLMRAALKHVDLAQLQSEASRSTVDFQHNGAPAMVTAWTYTTSKGLCLPLVYASVQGNITVPHTLIRDMGNGITVAAVLIFTLIFWRLIHRTISQPLNGVRTSMLASVEHGDRQLYYPRDSKLVRFTEVDALIQAHNKTMQQLRDVDAFIPEGLRLRVTDDSACQSDHVPTRRFSCLIHNSKPQKSKGMQLSLHLSTVVYLSMSATASTTTDPFSSLQRRSLAEEQESRQIRGQRLIAAAEQTAQAANTANSGPFPTPAALTAFITAVHELCHTHHGTLHRLCPDACVLHFNSAVRAHLPRGPGDASAAAAPAAAPPAPAVRHGVPAAQSAPQPRPPRDTRQEEMKRRAAQDARNAAAFALDLVSWTAAQSGSGDGAQKDGAAAMPDVRALLDTSMFTCGQYRPSGSEQTLQVALGRDVQRDLGRVPQRIGVRVAMTEETATLLRADNDSGGRGRGNVDVGVRQIPVDVLRTGRAGLDGDVVVLYEALPGRVAGDAAWQLYARCCCDGFEHMLRGDYASALAAYRGVAEIADLEPGLLPAAMRREAVASAVTGGAVSVQVARLMRECERRVRLRITERLCKVRFCPLGIDAVLRDSKPLGNGTGALYPGVLSPTEGGVGVPRKVCGRDKNRRGFSRTSAHQFPRVRERYVLAVKDGISTFRYVVPSMPSWMRDEHGLYWHIARCPMNNELTPEFMWHRRVLALGSAGALCSVNYLIYREVHPVVAKVIRNAPPGPMSDALRSATPVCAPSSRQAAAVRRLIEKHQQLSHPNLLSFLGFSESLEGGVMPLWEFSPGGTLRELIFRYPNVKPVTINRFGLQILTALSYLHERGVAHGSVRLDNVLVSADGKCRLTGHSGDNEAARELFYMHQTCFISPLMATGALPTPQCDMFCIGLGALEALTKQPAWKWATGNDGQPLGTAAELSELMKAGGTTFSSALTQGRVVVNVDPLRGASVVGKYSNRAVESLIRCLSLDPAERPTAMQVREASKEMLLLAGLTLEEDELAASICR, encoded by the coding sequence ATGGAGCCCCCTCTCCACGCCACGCTGCACGCCAAACCGCGGGCTTCTTGCAGTAAAGAACCGCGAGCAGAGACGCTTCCgcggctgtgcgcgcgccaGCAGAATGTGCACCGCACCTCGAAGCGCGCCGCATGGCTTGACTTTTTGTGCCGCGTCGACATCCTCTGGGCCATCCTCttcttcgccctcctcgccacTGTCGGcatctgcagcgccgtcgtcacaCAGGCAATCGTCTCCGCCGCGGTGCTCGAATCGTGGCGCACGCTGCACCACTTGCACGCCAACATCATCAGAAAGCGACTGGATCAGCAGATAAGTACCGCGTACAACATGGCCGCCGACCTCATGTTACTGCAGGCGCGCTACCCATTTCAGATGCAGTCCGAAGACACGCTCGCCACACTCTGCTCCATCCTCGCGGGGTACGACAAGGACATGCTCCTCGCCGCATTATCTTTAGTCTCCTTCGAGCTCCGAGAGACGATCACCTGCATGCATGGACTCACTGACGACGCGTTGACGGACAGCCTCTTCGGGTATGTATCCTACAACCACACCGTCAACGCCACCAACTACGTCGACAAGGATACCTATCGCTTCCAGCGTCCGCTGCGCATGGCGATGGAGTGGCCATCTCAAGCGCGCAACATCTCGAACTTTATAGACGAGAACATGAACGCCGTTCCCATCTTCGCGCTCGTCAACGAGCTGGCGGCCGGCCGCAACCCCGACATCGACATCCGCAACGCGTGGCGTGTGAACCCCATTCTTCCACACCTCATGGAGCTCAACGTACCAGTCGGCATGGTGTACGGGAGCCCTACCATGCCTGTGGCCACCCCCATCACCGACTACGCTCTCCTGCACATCAACGGCTCGAGGCTTCTACGCGAGCCCGACGGCACGCACCACATCCGTGCCCGCATCGCACTCTTCGTCAACCAAACCCTCACCAACGCCGACCCCGCCATCATGTCGAACAACTGGGGCCAGCACTTTATCAGCTCCGTCATCCACACGCCGCTGGTCAACACCAGTGTTAGCTACCTCAAGGCCAGCGATGTTCGTGATCCGCTCATGCGTGCCGCACTCAAGCACGTCGACCTCGCACAGCTGCAGAGCGAGGCCAGCAGGAGCACTGTTGACTTCCAGCACAACGGCGCACCCGCGATGGTCACCGCGTGGACCTACACGACGTCCAAGGGCCTTTGTCTGCCTCTCGTCTACGCCAGCGTGCAGGGGAACATCACCGTGCCGCACACGCTTATCCGAGATATGGGCAACGGCATCACGGTCGCTGCCGTGCTCATCTTCACTCTCATTTTCTGGCGCCTCATCCACCGCACCATCTCGCAGCCTCTCAACGGCGTGCGAACGAGCATGCTGGCCAGCGTCGAGCACGGCGACCGCCAACTCTATTATCCGAGAGATAGCAAGCTAGTCCGCTTCACGGAGGTCGATGCACTCATTCAAGCACACAACAAGacgatgcagcagctgcgcgatgtCGACGCCTTCATTCCGGAGGGACTACGACTGCGTGTCACGGACGACTCTGCCTGCCAAAGTGACCATGTCCCTACGCGGCGCTTCTCATGCTTAATTCATAATAGCAAGCCGCAGAAATCGAAGGGCATGCAGCTGTCCTTGCACCTCTCAACTGTTGTATACCTCTCCATGAGCGCTACAGCCTCTACCACCACGGACCCATTttcgtcgctgcagcggcgaagcCTCGCCGAAGAGCAGGAGTCCCGCCAGATTCGTGGTCAGCGACTcatcgcggcggccgagcaAACAGCCCAGGCAGCGAACACCGCCAACAGCGGCCCCTTCCCCACACCAGCCGCACTGACAGCATTCATCACCGCCGTGCACGAGCTGTGCCACACGCACCACGGCACGCTGCATCGCCTCTGCCCcgacgcgtgcgtgctgcacTTCAAcagcgcggtgcgcgcacacctccCGCGTGGACCTGGAGACGctagcgcggcggcggcaccagcagcggcgcccccTGCACCCGCTGTGAGGCATGGTGTCCCCGCTGCACAgtcggcaccgcagccgagGCCACCGCGTGACACGCGGCAGGAGGAGATgaagcgccgcgctgcgcaggacgcacgcaacgccgctgccttcgcaCTGGACCTGGTGAGCTGGACGGCCGcgcagagcggcagcggtgacggcgcacaaaaggacggcgcggcggccatgccggacgtgcgcgcgctgctggacacGAGCATGTTCACGTGCGGGCAGTACCGCCCCTCCGGCAGCGAGCAGACACTGCAGGTGGCGCTTGGCCGCGACGTGCAGCGCGATCTGGGCcgcgtgccgcagcgcatcggcgtgcgcgtggccatgacggaggagacggcgacgctgctgcgcgcggaCAACGATAGCGGCGGCCGGGGCCGCGGCAATGTGGACGTCGGCGTGCGGCAGATCCCGGTGGATGTGCTGCGCACGGGCCGTGCGGGGCTGGACGGCGATGTGGTGGTGCTGTACGAGGCTCTACCCGGGCGCGtggccggcgacgcggcgtggcagctgtacgcacgctgctgctgcgacggcttCGAGCACATGCTGCGCGGCGACTACGCTAGCGCGCTGGCCGCCtaccgcggcgtcgccgagatCGCGGACCTGGAGCCcgggctgctgccggcggccaTGCGTCGCGAGGCGGTTGCCAGCGCCGTGACGGGTGGTGCCGTGTCGGTGCAGGTGGCGCGGCTGATGCGCGAGTGTGAGCGCCGCGTTCGACTGCGGATCACGGAGCGGCTGTGCAAGGTGCGCTTCTGTCCGCTAGGAATCGACGCAGTCCTGCGCGACTCGAAACCGCTGGGTAACGGAACCGGAGCGCTGTACCCAGGTGTACTTTCTCCGACGGAAGGAGGCGTCGGTGTACCTCGAAAGGTCTGCGGAAGGGATAAGAATCGCAGGGGCTTTTCACGGACGTCGGCGCATCAGTTTCCAAGGGTACGGGAGCGCTATGTTTTAGCAGTGAAGGACGGCATCAGCACTTTCCGTTATGTAGTGCCCTCGATGCCTTCATGGATGCGCGACGAGCATGGGCTGTACTGGCATATTGCACGTTGCCCAATGAACAACGAGCTGACCCCAGAGTTCATGTGGCATAGAAGGGTGTTGGCACTCGGCTCGGCTGGAGCACTGTGCTCCGTCAATTACTTAATATATCGTGAGGTGCACCCCGTGGTAGCCAAGGTTATCAGAAATGCACCACCGGGTCCTATGTCGGACGcactgcgcagcgccacTCCCGTCTGCGCGCCCTCCTCACGCcaagcggctgcggtgcggcggtTGATCGAgaagcaccagcagctgAGCCATCCGaacctcctctccttcctcggCTTCTCCGAGTCGCTTGAGGGTGGCGTCATGCCCCTATGGGAGTTCAGTCCTGGCGGTACGCTGCGTGAGCTCATCTTCCGCTATCCAAATGTGAAGCCGGTGACCATCAATCGCTTTGGCCTTCAAATTCTCACCGCTCTGTCGTATTTACACGAACGGGGAGtagcgcacggcagcgtgcGCCTCGACAACGTGCTCGTAAGTGCGGATGGGAAGTGCCGCTTAACTGGGCACTCAGGCGACAATGAAGCGGCACGCGAACTCTTCTACATGCATCAAACGTGCTTCATAAGCCCCTTGATGGCCACTGGAGCGCTGCCAACTCCACAGTGCGACATGTTTTGCATTGGTCTCGGGGCTCTCGAGGCACTAACAAAGCAGCCGGCGTGGAAGTGGGCAACTGGCAATGACGGGCAGCCACTCGGGACTGCGGCAGAGCTCTCCGAGCTGATGAAGGCTGGCGGGACGACCTTTAGCAGTGCTCTGACGCAGGGCCGTGTCGTGGTGAATGTGGATCCACTGAGAGGGGCAAGCGTGGTCGGCAAATACAGCAACCGTGCCGTTGAGTCCCTCATCCGTTGCCTCTCACTGGACCCTGCCGAGCGCCCGACTGCGATGCAGGTACGGGAGGCGAGCAAGGaaatgctgctgctggccggGCTCACGTTGGAGGAAGACGAATTGGCGGCCTCTATTTGCCGCTGA